The Immundisolibacter sp. region ATCGCGGGCTGCGAAACACGCTGGACCACCGCTTCCACCACGTCTGACCAGAGGCCGGGCGGGCTATACTCGCGCCAATTGAAGCCGCGATTACAGGCGAGCTGGAGGACATAATGGCAGTCAGCGCGCAGCGCATCCTTGAAACCCTGAAAGAACGCCTGACATCCCTCACCGAGGGCAAGGATGTGGCCGCTGGCACCGACCTGGTCGGGGACCTTGGGCTCGACTCCTTGCAGATCATGGAACTTCTGATGGAAATGGAAGACAGTTTTGACGTATCGATTCCGGTCAACGTCATCGCCGACGCGCGGACTGTTGGCGATCTGGTCCTTGCAGTCCAAAAGCTGCTGAACTGAAGCTCCGGAACCTGCACGTGGGACTGTTCGACAAACTGGCCAGCGCCGCGGCCGTGCGCCGCGACGTGGTCAGCGACGGCGGCCTGATTCCGTTTGGCGTCACGGTGGAGCGCCTGCTGTCACCCACGGAAGGCCTCGTGGCTGGCCGGAGGGTAATTCTGGGTGGCACCAACAATTACCTGGGTCTCACTTTCGACCAGGGCTGCATCGAAGCGGGCGTTGCGGCGCTGCGCGCCGAAGGCACCGGCACCACCGGCTCGCGCATGGCGAACGGCAGCTACGCTGGCCACCTGGCGCTGGAACGCGAAATCGCGGACTTCTACGGCTGGCCCCACGCGATCGTGTTCTCCACCGGCTACCTTGCCAATCTGGGCATGATCGGCGCACTGGCGGGCCCGGGAGACGTTCTGGTCATCGACGGCGACAGCCATGCCAGCATCTACGATGGTTGCCGTCTGTCAGGCGCCGAAGTTATCCGCTTTCGCCATAACAACCCGGCCGATCTTGATCGCCGGCTCACACGGCTCGGAGCGCAGGCCAGGAATGCCCTGGTGATCGTGGAAGGCATTTACAGCATGCTCGGCGACCAGGCACCGCTCGCCGAGATTGTGGACATCAAGCACCGTCACGGTGCGCTGCTGATGGTGGACGAGGCGCATTCGCTTGGCGTGCTTGGCGAACAGGGACGCGGTCTGTGCGAGGCAGCCGGCGTTATGGAGGGTGTCGATTTCGTGGTCGGCACCTTCAGCAAGAGCCTTGGCGGTGTCGGCGGTTTTTGTGTCAGCGCACACGCCGAGCTCGGTTTAGTGCGTTACACGAGTCGCCCGTACATCTTTACCGCGTCGCCTTCTCCCGCGACTGTGGCCTCGACCCGCGAAGCGCTGGCGGTTTTGCGCCGCCAGCCGCAGCTGCGGGAGCGGCTATGGCAAAACGTGACGCAG contains the following coding sequences:
- a CDS encoding acyl carrier protein codes for the protein MAVSAQRILETLKERLTSLTEGKDVAAGTDLVGDLGLDSLQIMELLMEMEDSFDVSIPVNVIADARTVGDLVLAVQKLLN
- a CDS encoding aminotransferase class I/II-fold pyridoxal phosphate-dependent enzyme, producing the protein MGLFDKLASAAAVRRDVVSDGGLIPFGVTVERLLSPTEGLVAGRRVILGGTNNYLGLTFDQGCIEAGVAALRAEGTGTTGSRMANGSYAGHLALEREIADFYGWPHAIVFSTGYLANLGMIGALAGPGDVLVIDGDSHASIYDGCRLSGAEVIRFRHNNPADLDRRLTRLGAQARNALVIVEGIYSMLGDQAPLAEIVDIKHRHGALLMVDEAHSLGVLGEQGRGLCEAAGVMEGVDFVVGTFSKSLGGVGGFCVSAHAELGLVRYTSRPYIFTASPSPATVASTREALAVLRRQPQLRERLWQNVTQLHGGLTALGFVLGAAPSPVLALMRESRDQALADWQQLLDAGIYVNLMVPPATPGGISLLRCSISAAHTPEQIKHILSAFAGLPRAQLPTGQAALV